A genome region from Portunus trituberculatus isolate SZX2019 chromosome 18, ASM1759143v1, whole genome shotgun sequence includes the following:
- the LOC123505554 gene encoding regulator of chromosome condensation-like isoform X1 — protein MCGGGRSEGPGKTMSQRSRASARASVANAVPAKPGRGRGRKRTRTEIPAAEAKKVKLQLEVPQVDSGVVLTVGMGDVGQLGLGPDVEEKTRPAVVNLPESIVAIAAGGLHTVCLDKNGKVYTWGCNDEGALGRNTTCEEECFVSGVVELDAKVVQISAGDCHSAALTETGDVYIWGCFRDNNGPLGLLTEGSGSRTPQQVLAGTPVIKVSSGNNHLALLSQDGRVFTFGCGEVGQLGRIAEVFASRGSRNRNGIQALLEPQPIKVYYRRKAVLFDEVWAGGLGTFVRGKTSGDIYGFGLNNYNQMGDDDTNQKFQPVRLKSFAGKTWKQLSIGQHHSLGMTEEGVAHCMGRREYGRLGLGELKEDMKKPTPITSLEKHKAKSVSAGECVSLVVVEGGQVFGFGMGTNNQLAQGDDDDQLVPVPLGGKQLAERNVVAAQAGGQHTVILAVPR, from the exons ATGTGTGGTGGAGGACGAAGCGAGGGACCCGGGAAG ACGATGTCGCAGAGATCTCGGGCATCAGCCAGGGCATCGGTGGCCAATGCAGTGCCAGCCAAACCAGGTCGAGGCCGGGGCCGGAAGCGCACCCGAACAGAAATCCCCGCAGCAGAAGCCAAGAAAGTAAAAC TCCAGCTTGAGGTGCCACAGGTTGACAGTGGTGTGGTCCTCACAGTTGGCATGGGGGATGTGGGCCAACTGGGTCTTGGCCCAGATGTTGAGGAGAAGACTCGGCCAGCTGTGGTGAACCTCCCAGAGAGCATCGTGGCCATAGCTGCCGGCGGTCTTCACACAGTTTGCCTGGACAAGAATGGAAAG GTATACACATGGGGCTGCAATGATGAAGGTGCACTGGGCCGCAACACTACCTGTGAGGAAGAATGCtttgtcagtggtgtggtggagttAGATGCCAAAGTTGTACAAATTTCTGCTGGGGACTGCCACTCAGCAGCACTCACAGAGACTGGTGACGTGTACATATGGGGCTGCTTCAGG GACAACAATGGACCATTGGGTCTGTTGACCGAAGGGAGTGGCAGCAGGACCCCTCAACAGGTGCTGGCAGGTACACCAGTCATCAAGGTGTCTTCAGGAAACAACCACCTAGCCCTGCTGTCCCAGGATGGCCGAGTTTTCACTTTTGGGTGCGGAGAGGTTGGGCAGCTGGGAAGGATTGCTGAAGTATTTGCTTCTAGGGGTTCCAGGAACAGGAATGGAATAC AGGCACTGCTTGAGCCCCAGCCCATCAAGGTGTACTATAGACGCAAGGCTGTTTTGTTTGATGAGGTGTGGGCTGGAGGGCTGGGAACCTTTGTGCGTGGCAAGACCTCTGGTGACATCTATGGCTTTGGTCTCAACAACTACAACCAAATGG GGGATGACGACACCAACCAAAAGTTCCAGCCTGTGCGACTCAAGAGCTTTGCTGGTAAGACTTGGAAGCAACTCTCAATAGGACAGCATCACAG TTTGGGAATGACAGAAGAAGGAGTCGCTCACTGCATGGGCCGGCGGGAATATGGACGACTTGGTCTGGGTGAGCTGAAGGAGGATATGAAGAAACCAACACCCATCActtcactggagaaacacaagGCCAAGAGTGTGTCTGCTGGGGAGTGTGtctctctggtggtggtagagggag GCCAAGTGTTTGGATTTGGCATGGGCACCAATAACCAGCTGGCCCAGGGTGATGACGATGACCAACTGGTGCCAGTGCCTCTGGGAGGGAAGCAGCTGGCTGAGCGGAATGTGGTTGCAGCGCAAGCAGGCGGCCAACACACAGTCATCCTTGCCGTTCCAAGGTGA
- the LOC123505554 gene encoding regulator of chromosome condensation-like isoform X2 gives MTMSQRSRASARASVANAVPAKPGRGRGRKRTRTEIPAAEAKKVKLQLEVPQVDSGVVLTVGMGDVGQLGLGPDVEEKTRPAVVNLPESIVAIAAGGLHTVCLDKNGKVYTWGCNDEGALGRNTTCEEECFVSGVVELDAKVVQISAGDCHSAALTETGDVYIWGCFRDNNGPLGLLTEGSGSRTPQQVLAGTPVIKVSSGNNHLALLSQDGRVFTFGCGEVGQLGRIAEVFASRGSRNRNGIQALLEPQPIKVYYRRKAVLFDEVWAGGLGTFVRGKTSGDIYGFGLNNYNQMGDDDTNQKFQPVRLKSFAGKTWKQLSIGQHHSLGMTEEGVAHCMGRREYGRLGLGELKEDMKKPTPITSLEKHKAKSVSAGECVSLVVVEGGQVFGFGMGTNNQLAQGDDDDQLVPVPLGGKQLAERNVVAAQAGGQHTVILAVPR, from the exons ATG ACGATGTCGCAGAGATCTCGGGCATCAGCCAGGGCATCGGTGGCCAATGCAGTGCCAGCCAAACCAGGTCGAGGCCGGGGCCGGAAGCGCACCCGAACAGAAATCCCCGCAGCAGAAGCCAAGAAAGTAAAAC TCCAGCTTGAGGTGCCACAGGTTGACAGTGGTGTGGTCCTCACAGTTGGCATGGGGGATGTGGGCCAACTGGGTCTTGGCCCAGATGTTGAGGAGAAGACTCGGCCAGCTGTGGTGAACCTCCCAGAGAGCATCGTGGCCATAGCTGCCGGCGGTCTTCACACAGTTTGCCTGGACAAGAATGGAAAG GTATACACATGGGGCTGCAATGATGAAGGTGCACTGGGCCGCAACACTACCTGTGAGGAAGAATGCtttgtcagtggtgtggtggagttAGATGCCAAAGTTGTACAAATTTCTGCTGGGGACTGCCACTCAGCAGCACTCACAGAGACTGGTGACGTGTACATATGGGGCTGCTTCAGG GACAACAATGGACCATTGGGTCTGTTGACCGAAGGGAGTGGCAGCAGGACCCCTCAACAGGTGCTGGCAGGTACACCAGTCATCAAGGTGTCTTCAGGAAACAACCACCTAGCCCTGCTGTCCCAGGATGGCCGAGTTTTCACTTTTGGGTGCGGAGAGGTTGGGCAGCTGGGAAGGATTGCTGAAGTATTTGCTTCTAGGGGTTCCAGGAACAGGAATGGAATAC AGGCACTGCTTGAGCCCCAGCCCATCAAGGTGTACTATAGACGCAAGGCTGTTTTGTTTGATGAGGTGTGGGCTGGAGGGCTGGGAACCTTTGTGCGTGGCAAGACCTCTGGTGACATCTATGGCTTTGGTCTCAACAACTACAACCAAATGG GGGATGACGACACCAACCAAAAGTTCCAGCCTGTGCGACTCAAGAGCTTTGCTGGTAAGACTTGGAAGCAACTCTCAATAGGACAGCATCACAG TTTGGGAATGACAGAAGAAGGAGTCGCTCACTGCATGGGCCGGCGGGAATATGGACGACTTGGTCTGGGTGAGCTGAAGGAGGATATGAAGAAACCAACACCCATCActtcactggagaaacacaagGCCAAGAGTGTGTCTGCTGGGGAGTGTGtctctctggtggtggtagagggag GCCAAGTGTTTGGATTTGGCATGGGCACCAATAACCAGCTGGCCCAGGGTGATGACGATGACCAACTGGTGCCAGTGCCTCTGGGAGGGAAGCAGCTGGCTGAGCGGAATGTGGTTGCAGCGCAAGCAGGCGGCCAACACACAGTCATCCTTGCCGTTCCAAGGTGA
- the LOC123505554 gene encoding regulator of chromosome condensation-like isoform X3 yields the protein MSQRSRASARASVANAVPAKPGRGRGRKRTRTEIPAAEAKKVKLQLEVPQVDSGVVLTVGMGDVGQLGLGPDVEEKTRPAVVNLPESIVAIAAGGLHTVCLDKNGKVYTWGCNDEGALGRNTTCEEECFVSGVVELDAKVVQISAGDCHSAALTETGDVYIWGCFRDNNGPLGLLTEGSGSRTPQQVLAGTPVIKVSSGNNHLALLSQDGRVFTFGCGEVGQLGRIAEVFASRGSRNRNGIQALLEPQPIKVYYRRKAVLFDEVWAGGLGTFVRGKTSGDIYGFGLNNYNQMGDDDTNQKFQPVRLKSFAGKTWKQLSIGQHHSLGMTEEGVAHCMGRREYGRLGLGELKEDMKKPTPITSLEKHKAKSVSAGECVSLVVVEGGQVFGFGMGTNNQLAQGDDDDQLVPVPLGGKQLAERNVVAAQAGGQHTVILAVPR from the exons ATGTCGCAGAGATCTCGGGCATCAGCCAGGGCATCGGTGGCCAATGCAGTGCCAGCCAAACCAGGTCGAGGCCGGGGCCGGAAGCGCACCCGAACAGAAATCCCCGCAGCAGAAGCCAAGAAAGTAAAAC TCCAGCTTGAGGTGCCACAGGTTGACAGTGGTGTGGTCCTCACAGTTGGCATGGGGGATGTGGGCCAACTGGGTCTTGGCCCAGATGTTGAGGAGAAGACTCGGCCAGCTGTGGTGAACCTCCCAGAGAGCATCGTGGCCATAGCTGCCGGCGGTCTTCACACAGTTTGCCTGGACAAGAATGGAAAG GTATACACATGGGGCTGCAATGATGAAGGTGCACTGGGCCGCAACACTACCTGTGAGGAAGAATGCtttgtcagtggtgtggtggagttAGATGCCAAAGTTGTACAAATTTCTGCTGGGGACTGCCACTCAGCAGCACTCACAGAGACTGGTGACGTGTACATATGGGGCTGCTTCAGG GACAACAATGGACCATTGGGTCTGTTGACCGAAGGGAGTGGCAGCAGGACCCCTCAACAGGTGCTGGCAGGTACACCAGTCATCAAGGTGTCTTCAGGAAACAACCACCTAGCCCTGCTGTCCCAGGATGGCCGAGTTTTCACTTTTGGGTGCGGAGAGGTTGGGCAGCTGGGAAGGATTGCTGAAGTATTTGCTTCTAGGGGTTCCAGGAACAGGAATGGAATAC AGGCACTGCTTGAGCCCCAGCCCATCAAGGTGTACTATAGACGCAAGGCTGTTTTGTTTGATGAGGTGTGGGCTGGAGGGCTGGGAACCTTTGTGCGTGGCAAGACCTCTGGTGACATCTATGGCTTTGGTCTCAACAACTACAACCAAATGG GGGATGACGACACCAACCAAAAGTTCCAGCCTGTGCGACTCAAGAGCTTTGCTGGTAAGACTTGGAAGCAACTCTCAATAGGACAGCATCACAG TTTGGGAATGACAGAAGAAGGAGTCGCTCACTGCATGGGCCGGCGGGAATATGGACGACTTGGTCTGGGTGAGCTGAAGGAGGATATGAAGAAACCAACACCCATCActtcactggagaaacacaagGCCAAGAGTGTGTCTGCTGGGGAGTGTGtctctctggtggtggtagagggag GCCAAGTGTTTGGATTTGGCATGGGCACCAATAACCAGCTGGCCCAGGGTGATGACGATGACCAACTGGTGCCAGTGCCTCTGGGAGGGAAGCAGCTGGCTGAGCGGAATGTGGTTGCAGCGCAAGCAGGCGGCCAACACACAGTCATCCTTGCCGTTCCAAGGTGA